From a region of the Canis lupus dingo isolate Sandy chromosome 5, ASM325472v2, whole genome shotgun sequence genome:
- the PHLDB1 gene encoding pleckstrin homology-like domain family B member 1 isoform X11, with amino-acid sequence MVWPFKFWGGPWNKRNCLGPRLGGCMVCLGQSTFLRFNHPAEAKWMKSMIPAGGRAPGPPYSPGSAESESLVNGNHTPQPATRGPSACASHSSLVSSIEKDLQEIMDSLVLEEPGAAGKKPAATSPLSPMANGGRYLLSPPTSPGAMSVGSSYENTSPAFSPLSSPASSGSCASHSPSGQEPAPSMPPLVPARSSSYHLALQPPQPRPSGARPSESPRLGRKGGHERPPSPGLRGLLTDSPAATVLAEARRATESPRLGGQLPVVAISLSEYPASGARSQPTSIPGSPKFQPPVPAPRNKIGTLQDRPPSPFRELPSTERVLTTSPSRQLVGRTFSDGSVARTLQPPESPRLGRRGLDSMRELPPLSPSLSRRALSPMPTRTTPDPKLTREVAESPRPRRWAAHGASPEDFSLTLGARGRRTRSPSPTLGESLAPRKGSFSGRLSPAYSLGSLTGASPRQSPRAQRKLSSGDLRVPVTRERKNSITEISDNEDDLLEYHRRQRQERLWEQEMERLERQRLETILNLCAEYSRADGGLEAGELPSIGEAAAALALAGRRPSRGLSGAPGASGRSTEEPGGATPRLWECVERSDEENLKEECSSTESTQQEHEDAPSTKLQGEVLALEEERAQVLGRVEQLKVRVKELEQQLQESAREAEMERALLQGEREAERALLQKEQKAVDQLQEKLVTLETGIQKERDKERAELAAGRRHLEARQALYAELQTQLDNCPESVREQLQEQLRRVSFTSPPSLAPEGHPPRREESSGTGPPRALQYLPDPDTREAEALETETKLFEDLEFQQLERESRVEEERELAGQGLLRSQAELLRSITKRKERLAVLDSQAGQIRAQAVQESERLARDKNASLQLLQKEKERLTMLEGRYHSLTGGRPFPKTTSTLKEAELLISESSEMGLGSATLVPFPGSSQPGAFSVPLTQPASTQLCPKAQEYVTLEQLKVMWGTSPVPTAPAPGLPFWASASRDLVPTTCLPPVLPSSSSSASLTPSPKMEELLLPAVDLEQWYQELMAGLGTGPAAASPRSSPPPLPAKASRQLQVYRSKMDGEATSPLPRTRSGPLPSSSGSSSSSSQLSVATLGRSPSPKSALLAQNGTGSLPRNLAATLQDIETKRQLALQQKGESLPAEPPPADDPAGQQVIEEQRRRLAELKQKAAAEAQCQWDALHGAAPFPPGPSGFPPLMHHSILHHLPAGRERGEEGEHAYDTLSLESSDSMETSISTGGNSACSPDNMSSASGLDVGKIEEMEKMLKEAHAEKSRLMESREREMELRRQALEEERRRREQVERRLQSESARRQQLVEKEVKMREKQFSQARPLTRYLPIRKEDFDLKTHIESSGHGVDTCLHVVLSSKVCRGYLVKMGGKIKSWKKRWFVFDRLKRTLSYYVDKHETKLKGVIYFQAIEEVYYDHLRSAAKRRFFSFSVVTESPNPALTFCVKTHDRLYYMVAPSAEAMRIWMDVIVTGAEGYTQFMN; translated from the exons GCTGTATGGTGTGCCTGGGTCAGTCCACCTTCCTCCGTTTTAACCACCCAGCTGAAGCCAAGTGGATGAAGAGCATGATTCCAGCAGGGGGccgggccccagggcccccctACAGTCCTGGCTCAG CAGAATCAGAAAGCCTGGTGAACGGGAACCACACCCCACAGCCTGCCACCCGGGGACCCTCCGCCTGTGCCAGCCACAGCTCCCTGGTGAGCTCTATTGAGAAGGACCTGCAGGAAATCATGGACTCACTGGTGCTAGAGGAGCCTGGGGCGGCAGGCAAGAAGCCTGCTGCGACTTCCCCACTGTCGCCGATGGCTAACGGTGGGCGCTACTTGCTGTCCCCGCCGACCAGCCCTGGTGCCATGTCCGTGGGCTCCAGCTATGAGAACACCTCTCCAGCCTTCTCTCCACTCTCCTCACCAGCCAGCAGTGGAAGCTGTGCCAGCCACTCACCCAGCGGGCAGGAGCCAGCACCTTCCATGCCCCCGCTGGTCCCTGCCCGTTCCTCCAGCTACCATCTGGCTCTGCAGCCCCCACAGCCCCGACCGAGTGGTGCCCGCCCCTCTGAGAGCCCCCGGTTGGGCAGGAAAGGGGGTCACGAGAGGCCTCCCAGTCCTGGCCTCCGAGGTCTGCTGACAGACAGCCCTGCAGCGACGGTCTTGGCTGAGGCCCGCAGAGCCACTGAGAGCCCCCGGCTGGGTGGACAGCTGCCCGTGGTGGCCATCAGCCTGAGTGAGTACCCGGCTTCCGGTGCCCGAAGCCAACCCACCAGCATTCCTGGCAGCCCCAAGTTCCAGCCTCCAGTCCCCGCTCCCCGAAACAAGATCGGCACCCTCCAGGACCGTCCTCCCAGCCCTTTCCGTGAGCTGCCCAGCACCGAGCGGGTGCTGACAACCAGCCCCTCACGCCAGCTGGTGGGCCGGACATTTTCAGATGGGTCAGTTGCCCGCACTCTGCAGCCCCCCGAGAGCCCCCGCCTGGGCCGGCGGGGCCTGGACAGTATGCGGGAATTGCCCCCATTGAGCCCGTCACTGTCCCGACGGGCGCTGTCCCCGATGCCCACCAGGACTACTCCAGATCCCAAGCTAACCAGAGAAGTGGCTGAGAGTCCCCGGCCCCGGCGCTGGGCAGCCCACGGGGCATCACCAGAGGACTTCTCACTGACCCTGGGGGCACGGGGCCGTAGGACTCGGAGTCCCTCACCCACACTTGGGGAGTCCCTGGCGCCCCGCAAGGGCAGCTTCAGTGGCAGGCTGAGCCCGGCCTACAGTCTGGGCTCTCTGACAGGGGCTTCGCCCCGTCAGAGCCCCCGCGCCCAGAGGAAGCTGTCCAGTGGGGACCTGCGGGTACCTGTCACTCGGGAGCGGAAAAATAGCATTACGGAGATCAGCGACAATGAGGACGACCTCCTGGAGTACCACCGGCGGCAGCGCCAAGAACGGCTCTGGGAGCAGGAGATGGAGAGGCTG gaGCGCCAGCGCCTGGAGACCATACTGAACCTGTGTGCCGAGTACAGCCGTGCTGATGGGGGCCTCGAGGCGGGGGAGCTGCCTAGCATCGGGGAGGCCGCCGCGGCATTGGCGCTGGCGGGCCGCAGGCCCTCACGAGGCCTTTCTGGGGCCCCCGGAGCCTCGGGGCGGAGCACTGAAGAGCCTGGGGGTGCCACCCCGCGCCTGTGGGAGTGTGTGGAGCGCTCAGATGAGGAGAACCTGAAGGAGGAGTGCAGCAGCACGGAGAGCACCCAGCAGGAG CACGAAGATGCCCCTAGCACCAAGCTTCAGGGAGAGGTGCTGGCTCTGGAAGAGGAGCGGGCTCAGGTGCTGGGGCGTGTGGAGCAGCTCAAAGTCCGCGTGAAGGAGCTGGAGCAGCAGCTGCAGGAGTCAGCCCGAGAG GCTGAGATGGAACGGGCGTtgctgcagggggagagggaggcagagcgGGCACTGCTGCAGAAGGAGCAGAAGGCGGTGGACCAGCTGCAGGAGAAGTTAGTGACCTTGGAGACTGGCatccagaaggagagggacaag GAGAGGGCGGAGCTGGCCGCGGGACGGAGGCACCTGGAGGCCCGCCAGGCGCTCTACGCCGAGCTCCAGACGCAGCTCGATAACTGCCCCGAGTCAGTGCGGGAACAGTTACAGGAGCAGCTGAGAAGGGTCAGTTTCACCAGCCCCCCTTCCCTGGCCCCCGAGGGCCACCCACCCAGAAGAGAGGAGAGCAGTGGGACGGGACCACCCCGGGCCCTGCAGTACCTGCCGGACCCGGACACCAGG GAGGCCGAGGCCCTGGAGACGGAGACAAAGCTGTTTGAGGACTTGGAGTTCCAGCAGCTGGAGCGGGAGAGCCGCGTGGAGGAGGAGCGGGAGCTGGCAGGCCAGGGGCTGCTCCGGAGCCAGGCCGAGCTGCTCCGCAGCATCACCAAGAGGAAG gagcGCCTGGCAGTCCTGGACAGTCAGGCGGGGCAGATCCGGGCCCAGGCCGTGCAGGAGTCCGAGCGCCTGGCGAGGGACAAGAACGCTTCCCTGCAGCTGCTGCAGAAG GAGAAGGAGAGACTGACTATGTTGGAGGGAAGATACCACTCACTCACAGGAGGCAGGCCCTTCCCGAAGACCACGTCCACCCTCAAAGAG GCTGAACTGCTCATCTCCGAGTCCTCAGAGATGGGGCTGGGGTCGGCGACTCTGGTCCCTTTCCCAGGGTCTTCTCAGCCCGGGGCCTTCTCTGTCCCCCTAACCCAACCTGCTTCCACTCAGCTCTGCCCCAAAGCACAAGAG TACGTGACGCTTGAGCAGCTAAAGGTGATGTGGGGCACCTCACCCGTGCCCACAGCCCCCGCGCCGGGCCTGCCTTTCTGGGCCTCTGCCTCCCGGGACCTGGTTCCCACCACCTGCCTTCCTCCCGTgctgccctcttcctcctcctccgctTCTCTCACGCCTTCACCCAAG ATGGAGGAGCTGCTACTCCCTGCTGTAGACTTAGAGCAGTGGTACCAGGAGCTGATGGCCGGGCTGGGGACCGGCCCCGCTGCAGCCTCCCCGCGCTCCTCCCCCCCGCCTCTGCCCGCCAAAGCTTCCCGGCAGCTGCAG GTTTACCGCTCCAAGATGGATGGTGAGGCCACCAGCCCCCTGCCCCGGACCCGCAgtggccccctcccctcctcctctggttcttcttcctcttcttcgcAGCTCAGCGTGGCTACTCTGGGCCGGAGCCCCTCCCCAAAG agtGCCCTACTTGCCCAGAATGGCACAGGCAGCCTTCCTCGCAACCTGGCGGCCACGCTGCAGGACATTGAGACCAAGCGCCAGCTGGCCCTGCAGCAGAAGG GCGAGTCGCTTCCTGCAGAGCCCCCCCCAGCAGACGACCCAGCAG GACAGCAGGTGATCGAGGAGCAGCGGCGGCGCCTGGCCGAGCTGAAGCAGAAGGCTGCGGCCGAGGCGCAGTGCCAGTGGGACGCCCTGCACGGGGCGGCCCCCTTCCCCCCGGGCCCCTCGGGCTTCCCCCCGCTCATGCACCACTCCATCCTGCACCACCTGCCGGCTGGCCGGGAGCGCGGGGAGGAGGGCGAGCACGCCTACGACACCCTGAGCCTGGAGAGCTCCGACAGCATGGAGACCAGCATCTCCACAGGCGGCAACTCAGCCTGCTCGCCCGACAACATGTCCAG tgcGAGCGGCCTGGATGTGGGCAAAATCGAGGAGATGGAGAAGATGCTGAAAGAGGCACACGCCGAGAAGAGCCGGCTCATGGAGTCCAGG GAGCGGGAGATGGAGCTCCGGCGGCAGGCCCTGGAGGAGGAACGGAGGAGGCGAGAACAGGTGGAACGGAGGCTACAGAGCGAGAGCGCCAGGAGGCAGCAGCTGGTGGAGAAGGAGGTCAAGATGCGAGAGAAACAGTTTTCCCAG gCACGACCCCTGACCCGCTACCTGCCAATCCGGAAGGAGGACTTTGACCTGAAGACCCACATCGAGTCGTCGGGCCACGGTGTCGATACCTGCCTGCACGTGGTGCTTAGCAGCAAG GTCTGCCGCGGCTACTTGGTCAAGATGGGCGGCAAGATTAAATCATGGAAGAAGCGCTGGTTTGTCTTCGACCGGCTCAAGCGCACCCTTTCCTATTATGTGG
- the PHLDB1 gene encoding pleckstrin homology-like domain family B member 1 isoform X13, whose product MVCLGQSTFLRFNHPAEAKWMKSMIPAGGRAPGPPYSPGSAESESLVNGNHTPQPATRGPSACASHSSLVSSIEKDLQEIMDSLVLEEPGAAGKKPAATSPLSPMANGGRYLLSPPTSPGAMSVGSSYENTSPAFSPLSSPASSGSCASHSPSGQEPAPSMPPLVPARSSSYHLALQPPQPRPSGARPSESPRLGRKGGHERPPSPGLRGLLTDSPAATVLAEARRATESPRLGGQLPVVAISLSEYPASGARSQPTSIPGSPKFQPPVPAPRNKIGTLQDRPPSPFRELPSTERVLTTSPSRQLVGRTFSDGSVARTLQPPESPRLGRRGLDSMRELPPLSPSLSRRALSPMPTRTTPDPKLTREVAESPRPRRWAAHGASPEDFSLTLGARGRRTRSPSPTLGESLAPRKGSFSGRLSPAYSLGSLTGASPRQSPRAQRKLSSGDLRVPVTRERKNSITEISDNEDDLLEYHRRQRQERLWEQEMERLERQRLETILNLCAEYSRADGGLEAGELPSIGEAAAALALAGRRPSRGLSGAPGASGRSTEEPGGATPRLWECVERSDEENLKEECSSTESTQQEHEDAPSTKLQGEVLALEEERAQVLGRVEQLKVRVKELEQQLQESAREAEMERALLQGEREAERALLQKEQKAVDQLQEKLVTLETGIQKERDKERAELAAGRRHLEARQALYAELQTQLDNCPESVREQLQEQLRRVSFTSPPSLAPEGHPPRREESSGTGPPRALQYLPDPDTREAEALETETKLFEDLEFQQLERESRVEEERELAGQGLLRSQAELLRSITKRKERLAVLDSQAGQIRAQAVQESERLARDKNASLQLLQKEKERLTMLEGRYHSLTGGRPFPKTTSTLKEAELLISESSEMGLGSATLVPFPGSSQPGAFSVPLTQPASTQLCPKAQEYVTLEQLKVMWGTSPVPTAPAPGLPFWASASRDLVPTTCLPPVLPSSSSSASLTPSPKMEELLLPAVDLEQWYQELMAGLGTGPAAASPRSSPPPLPAKASRQLQVYRSKMDGEATSPLPRTRSGPLPSSSGSSSSSSQLSVATLGRSPSPKSALLAQNGTGSLPRNLAATLQDIETKRQLALQQKGESLPAEPPPADDPAGQQVIEEQRRRLAELKQKAAAEAQCQWDALHGAAPFPPGPSGFPPLMHHSILHHLPAGRERGEEGEHAYDTLSLESSDSMETSISTGGNSACSPDNMSSASGLDVGKIEEMEKMLKEAHAEKSRLMESREREMELRRQALEEERRRREQVERRLQSESARRQQLVEKEVKMREKQFSQARPLTRYLPIRKEDFDLKTHIESSGHGVDTCLHVVLSSKVCRGYLVKMGGKIKSWKKRWFVFDRLKRTLSYYVDKHETKLKGVIYFQAIEEVYYDHLRSAAKRRFFSFSVVTESPNPALTFCVKTHDRLYYMVAPSAEAMRIWMDVIVTGAEGYTQFMN is encoded by the exons ATGGTGTGCCTGGGTCAGTCCACCTTCCTCCGTTTTAACCACCCAGCTGAAGCCAAGTGGATGAAGAGCATGATTCCAGCAGGGGGccgggccccagggcccccctACAGTCCTGGCTCAG CAGAATCAGAAAGCCTGGTGAACGGGAACCACACCCCACAGCCTGCCACCCGGGGACCCTCCGCCTGTGCCAGCCACAGCTCCCTGGTGAGCTCTATTGAGAAGGACCTGCAGGAAATCATGGACTCACTGGTGCTAGAGGAGCCTGGGGCGGCAGGCAAGAAGCCTGCTGCGACTTCCCCACTGTCGCCGATGGCTAACGGTGGGCGCTACTTGCTGTCCCCGCCGACCAGCCCTGGTGCCATGTCCGTGGGCTCCAGCTATGAGAACACCTCTCCAGCCTTCTCTCCACTCTCCTCACCAGCCAGCAGTGGAAGCTGTGCCAGCCACTCACCCAGCGGGCAGGAGCCAGCACCTTCCATGCCCCCGCTGGTCCCTGCCCGTTCCTCCAGCTACCATCTGGCTCTGCAGCCCCCACAGCCCCGACCGAGTGGTGCCCGCCCCTCTGAGAGCCCCCGGTTGGGCAGGAAAGGGGGTCACGAGAGGCCTCCCAGTCCTGGCCTCCGAGGTCTGCTGACAGACAGCCCTGCAGCGACGGTCTTGGCTGAGGCCCGCAGAGCCACTGAGAGCCCCCGGCTGGGTGGACAGCTGCCCGTGGTGGCCATCAGCCTGAGTGAGTACCCGGCTTCCGGTGCCCGAAGCCAACCCACCAGCATTCCTGGCAGCCCCAAGTTCCAGCCTCCAGTCCCCGCTCCCCGAAACAAGATCGGCACCCTCCAGGACCGTCCTCCCAGCCCTTTCCGTGAGCTGCCCAGCACCGAGCGGGTGCTGACAACCAGCCCCTCACGCCAGCTGGTGGGCCGGACATTTTCAGATGGGTCAGTTGCCCGCACTCTGCAGCCCCCCGAGAGCCCCCGCCTGGGCCGGCGGGGCCTGGACAGTATGCGGGAATTGCCCCCATTGAGCCCGTCACTGTCCCGACGGGCGCTGTCCCCGATGCCCACCAGGACTACTCCAGATCCCAAGCTAACCAGAGAAGTGGCTGAGAGTCCCCGGCCCCGGCGCTGGGCAGCCCACGGGGCATCACCAGAGGACTTCTCACTGACCCTGGGGGCACGGGGCCGTAGGACTCGGAGTCCCTCACCCACACTTGGGGAGTCCCTGGCGCCCCGCAAGGGCAGCTTCAGTGGCAGGCTGAGCCCGGCCTACAGTCTGGGCTCTCTGACAGGGGCTTCGCCCCGTCAGAGCCCCCGCGCCCAGAGGAAGCTGTCCAGTGGGGACCTGCGGGTACCTGTCACTCGGGAGCGGAAAAATAGCATTACGGAGATCAGCGACAATGAGGACGACCTCCTGGAGTACCACCGGCGGCAGCGCCAAGAACGGCTCTGGGAGCAGGAGATGGAGAGGCTG gaGCGCCAGCGCCTGGAGACCATACTGAACCTGTGTGCCGAGTACAGCCGTGCTGATGGGGGCCTCGAGGCGGGGGAGCTGCCTAGCATCGGGGAGGCCGCCGCGGCATTGGCGCTGGCGGGCCGCAGGCCCTCACGAGGCCTTTCTGGGGCCCCCGGAGCCTCGGGGCGGAGCACTGAAGAGCCTGGGGGTGCCACCCCGCGCCTGTGGGAGTGTGTGGAGCGCTCAGATGAGGAGAACCTGAAGGAGGAGTGCAGCAGCACGGAGAGCACCCAGCAGGAG CACGAAGATGCCCCTAGCACCAAGCTTCAGGGAGAGGTGCTGGCTCTGGAAGAGGAGCGGGCTCAGGTGCTGGGGCGTGTGGAGCAGCTCAAAGTCCGCGTGAAGGAGCTGGAGCAGCAGCTGCAGGAGTCAGCCCGAGAG GCTGAGATGGAACGGGCGTtgctgcagggggagagggaggcagagcgGGCACTGCTGCAGAAGGAGCAGAAGGCGGTGGACCAGCTGCAGGAGAAGTTAGTGACCTTGGAGACTGGCatccagaaggagagggacaag GAGAGGGCGGAGCTGGCCGCGGGACGGAGGCACCTGGAGGCCCGCCAGGCGCTCTACGCCGAGCTCCAGACGCAGCTCGATAACTGCCCCGAGTCAGTGCGGGAACAGTTACAGGAGCAGCTGAGAAGGGTCAGTTTCACCAGCCCCCCTTCCCTGGCCCCCGAGGGCCACCCACCCAGAAGAGAGGAGAGCAGTGGGACGGGACCACCCCGGGCCCTGCAGTACCTGCCGGACCCGGACACCAGG GAGGCCGAGGCCCTGGAGACGGAGACAAAGCTGTTTGAGGACTTGGAGTTCCAGCAGCTGGAGCGGGAGAGCCGCGTGGAGGAGGAGCGGGAGCTGGCAGGCCAGGGGCTGCTCCGGAGCCAGGCCGAGCTGCTCCGCAGCATCACCAAGAGGAAG gagcGCCTGGCAGTCCTGGACAGTCAGGCGGGGCAGATCCGGGCCCAGGCCGTGCAGGAGTCCGAGCGCCTGGCGAGGGACAAGAACGCTTCCCTGCAGCTGCTGCAGAAG GAGAAGGAGAGACTGACTATGTTGGAGGGAAGATACCACTCACTCACAGGAGGCAGGCCCTTCCCGAAGACCACGTCCACCCTCAAAGAG GCTGAACTGCTCATCTCCGAGTCCTCAGAGATGGGGCTGGGGTCGGCGACTCTGGTCCCTTTCCCAGGGTCTTCTCAGCCCGGGGCCTTCTCTGTCCCCCTAACCCAACCTGCTTCCACTCAGCTCTGCCCCAAAGCACAAGAG TACGTGACGCTTGAGCAGCTAAAGGTGATGTGGGGCACCTCACCCGTGCCCACAGCCCCCGCGCCGGGCCTGCCTTTCTGGGCCTCTGCCTCCCGGGACCTGGTTCCCACCACCTGCCTTCCTCCCGTgctgccctcttcctcctcctccgctTCTCTCACGCCTTCACCCAAG ATGGAGGAGCTGCTACTCCCTGCTGTAGACTTAGAGCAGTGGTACCAGGAGCTGATGGCCGGGCTGGGGACCGGCCCCGCTGCAGCCTCCCCGCGCTCCTCCCCCCCGCCTCTGCCCGCCAAAGCTTCCCGGCAGCTGCAG GTTTACCGCTCCAAGATGGATGGTGAGGCCACCAGCCCCCTGCCCCGGACCCGCAgtggccccctcccctcctcctctggttcttcttcctcttcttcgcAGCTCAGCGTGGCTACTCTGGGCCGGAGCCCCTCCCCAAAG agtGCCCTACTTGCCCAGAATGGCACAGGCAGCCTTCCTCGCAACCTGGCGGCCACGCTGCAGGACATTGAGACCAAGCGCCAGCTGGCCCTGCAGCAGAAGG GCGAGTCGCTTCCTGCAGAGCCCCCCCCAGCAGACGACCCAGCAG GACAGCAGGTGATCGAGGAGCAGCGGCGGCGCCTGGCCGAGCTGAAGCAGAAGGCTGCGGCCGAGGCGCAGTGCCAGTGGGACGCCCTGCACGGGGCGGCCCCCTTCCCCCCGGGCCCCTCGGGCTTCCCCCCGCTCATGCACCACTCCATCCTGCACCACCTGCCGGCTGGCCGGGAGCGCGGGGAGGAGGGCGAGCACGCCTACGACACCCTGAGCCTGGAGAGCTCCGACAGCATGGAGACCAGCATCTCCACAGGCGGCAACTCAGCCTGCTCGCCCGACAACATGTCCAG tgcGAGCGGCCTGGATGTGGGCAAAATCGAGGAGATGGAGAAGATGCTGAAAGAGGCACACGCCGAGAAGAGCCGGCTCATGGAGTCCAGG GAGCGGGAGATGGAGCTCCGGCGGCAGGCCCTGGAGGAGGAACGGAGGAGGCGAGAACAGGTGGAACGGAGGCTACAGAGCGAGAGCGCCAGGAGGCAGCAGCTGGTGGAGAAGGAGGTCAAGATGCGAGAGAAACAGTTTTCCCAG gCACGACCCCTGACCCGCTACCTGCCAATCCGGAAGGAGGACTTTGACCTGAAGACCCACATCGAGTCGTCGGGCCACGGTGTCGATACCTGCCTGCACGTGGTGCTTAGCAGCAAG GTCTGCCGCGGCTACTTGGTCAAGATGGGCGGCAAGATTAAATCATGGAAGAAGCGCTGGTTTGTCTTCGACCGGCTCAAGCGCACCCTTTCCTATTATGTGG